In the genome of Candidatus Thermoplasmatota archaeon, the window CATCCAAAGGGGGAAGCGGTATCATTGGACGTCAATGACGACATGTCATTGGAGAAATTGGTATCAGATGCTGACATAGTGGTGAGCCTTTTACCTTACATGTACCACGTCAAAGTGGCGGAACATTGCATAAGATACGGGAAACATATGGTGACCACCTCTTATGTAAGCGATGCGATGCAAGCATTAGATAAAAAAGCAAGAGAAGAAGGGATAATAATTCTGAATGAAATCGGTCTTGATCCTGGCATAGACCATATGTCTGCAATGAAGATTATTCATGCCATACATGATAAAGGTGGGAAAGTAAAAAGTTTCTCATCATATTGCGGAGCACTCCCCGCTCCTGAAGCAAGCAATAATCCGTTTGGTTACAAATTTTCTTGGAGTTCAAAAGGAGTATTGCTCGCATCAAAGAATGCAGCAAAATACCTAGAAAATGGAAAAGAAGTACGCGTATTAGGAGGAAAACTTTTTGAACATTACGCTATCAAGACCATTGAAGGGGCAGGACATTTCGAGAACTATCCCAATAGAAACTCTATCCCCTACATCGATGTCTATGACATACCGGAAACAGAAACGATATATAGAGGTACTCTCCGCAACATAGGGTGGTGTGAAACCATGAAGAAGATAGCAGATCTTGGATATTTGGATGAAACAGAGAGAGATGATATCAAAGAGCTCACATTTAAAGAATTTTTGAGAAAACTTATAAAAAGCACTGAAGGAAATGATCTAAAAAAGGATCTTGCGAAGTATCTCGGTATTGACACATATTCTGCGGTAATGAAAAGACTGGAATGGCTTGGCTTGCTCAGCGACAAACCTCTGCCAAAAGATAAAAAGTCGCCAATCGACATACTCAACAATAAAATGCTTGAAAAGTTGAAATTTGAGAGCGGGGAGAGAGATATGATAGTGCTCCGTCATGAATTTATCGCAGAATATCCGCAACACGACAGAGAATATATCACTTCAACTTTGATTGAGTATGGTGTGCCTCATGAAGATTTTGCTGTCGCGAGAACGGTGGGACTTCCAGCAGCAATTGCGGTAAAAATGATTCTGAAAGAAAAAATAGTGATAAGGGGAGTTCATATACCGGTAATTCCCGAGATTTATAATCCTGTGTTAGACGAGCTTGAGCAAATGGGCATAAC includes:
- a CDS encoding saccharopine dehydrogenase C-terminal domain-containing protein gives rise to the protein MKKVLVLGAGMVSRPLVRYLLNQPDVYVKMASRTVSKAEKIINAHPKGEAVSLDVNDDMSLEKLVSDADIVVSLLPYMYHVKVAEHCIRYGKHMVTTSYVSDAMQALDKKAREEGIIILNEIGLDPGIDHMSAMKIIHAIHDKGGKVKSFSSYCGALPAPEASNNPFGYKFSWSSKGVLLASKNAAKYLENGKEVRVLGGKLFEHYAIKTIEGAGHFENYPNRNSIPYIDVYDIPETETIYRGTLRNIGWCETMKKIADLGYLDETERDDIKELTFKEFLRKLIKSTEGNDLKKDLAKYLGIDTYSAVMKRLEWLGLLSDKPLPKDKKSPIDILNNKMLEKLKFESGERDMIVLRHEFIAEYPQHDREYITSTLIEYGVPHEDFAVARTVGLPAAIAVKMILKEKIVIRGVHIPVIPEIYNPVLDELEQMGITFKEKTEVLHT